TTCCAAAGATATATGGTGATTCCAATATCCAATTCACGTATATATAAAGTATACAATTAGTTGTAGTTCAAAGTTAAGGTACTATATACACGCTTTCGCATCAAGATATTACGAATGTACGTACGTAGAAAAATAGGGATAATTAcagtcctaaaatatataagTTATTATGCATacttatactatatatatatatatatatatatatatataatatacaaatatatcattttgATCATCTTGGTAAGTAAATTTGGTCGAACCATACATATTGGTACGTTTCCCTAGAAAATATTTGCTggttaaaattgaataaaagaaTATATAAAATCGAAGCATAGTTGGATATACATTTTAGATGGAAAAATATTAAAGATGTGTAAACTTGAAATATGTCTCAAATAAGTTCTTAAATATTTACTTGATTTGTTGCATCAGAAGGGGAAAAGAGTAATAGATAGCAAGGGCATCTGGTgttcaatattcatattaagATCCGATTAATTCAGATTTCTCATCATATTAGATTCATTTAGAGGAACTGCTCCTTGctaatgatttttttcatactcagAACATAATACCAAGATCTCTTATGATACCCATATTTTCAtttgaattaatattaatatagaCATCTCATAAAACTTTCTGACGAAGCAATGTCAGAAGACACCGATTGAGGCAAGGTATATTCGTCCTTAACTAGGCCGAGACACAAAAGAGGATGACACATTGCATTTCTAGATGCAAGAAAGAAACAAGACAACTACAAAGACGTCGTGTTTACAccaaatcatatatataaatttgcCATGGTTAAGTAACGAAATGAGGTGAGAACACATTTAAATCAACCAAATTTAAGCGATAAACACGTATATATAGAATATACGTCGCATATACTTATTGATTTTACACAAACACTCAGTGTAAGTAAGTTTTTCCTGTTGCACAACCCCACTTGAATAATTACAGCTAAAGAGATACAACAATCAAACTTCCACCAGAATCATTAATTACACATACACAAGCTTCTAATACTAACTCCTTCACTAAATTGATGCAGAAAGATTCAACTCTATGCTTGTTGTCAAGCTTATCCAACAAGACGACATAGAGTCTCGTCCTCTAAGCATTATTATTGAAGATTGCAGATACCTGTTGGAAGTCAACAAGGCGATTATTATTCACATTAGAAGAGAAGCAAACAAGTGAATGAATTATTTAGGAAATTAAGATCACAATGAGAAAATGCGATCAAGGACGAAATAGAGTTTTTGCTCCGGACAGATTTAAGTAGTGTAGCTTATGAGAGATTTTAGTAAAAATGATTCAATTTAGAAAGAGGCAAGTTGCAACCTTTATTCTCTTCCAAATTTTCATGTTGAAACAGTTGTTTCATTTTCTAAACAAGACGGCGATTTGATTCCTGCATTGAAACTTTTCATGTCTTGACTAGAACAAATGAAGATCCTCTTCGCAACGTTGCAGAACTCTCTGCGATAAAAGTAATTGAGCACTATATTATGATATGCAAAGTATTAGAGATCTTATTTGTAGATATAATTCACGGGCAGAGCAAGCTTATGAGTTTACAGGTCACGTGAACCCTATCGTGTTAACAAATCCActaaatattttgtaaatatttgATGCAAACtaagtattattattatatattaacttGAGCTCATCGGAGAaacccataaacttcaaatactggATTCGCACATGAGctatttacttttacttttaaGTTGTAAATGGAGAAAGAAACACTTACGGCCAAGGATGATCGCCCATAAGCATCATATCACCTTCATCATCTGTAAAAACAATCTCCCATTTATTTCGTGTGTGGAGCTCTTCCTGGATATCGAACATCTCTTCGAGTTCTTTTATGAGCTCATCGTATCCACTCAGTTTTGTTAAATCCACAGCACGTCCCACAGCTATTCCTTGCATTTGAACCTTCTCAAGGGattcatataatttttatttctattgatGTCTTTGGAGTAGTAACGAACGTGTAAAAATGCAATTTACTTTCTCGTTTTGGTTTTCGTACCTTGGTGCGACTTCTGGTGGAAGAAATCTGCTTGATGTGAAATTCCTTTGGTGGCGGATTCAACTGCTCTTGTTTCTGATCTTCGGAATCTCTTGAAAGGCCAGAGCTGTCTTCTGAATCACCAGCAGAAGTCTTGTTTCCAGAGCACCCTTCAGCAGAGCCATCGGAATTGTTGGCTGGTTTTAGAGGCGGGCACTCCATAACTGAACCGAATGAGGGACATTTCAAGTCAATACCAAACAATCTACAGGATGTAATTGTATCACATTTTCTCTCATCGTCTAGACTAGGAAGCAGGAGATCATTCTGCTTTCTGAATTGTGAGGACGCAAAGCTTGGAAAAGCAGGCCGAGATGAAGCACTTTTACTGGCTTCTGTCTCATCCAAAAGCATATTCAAAGAAGCATTCACTTTAGAAGCTGACCAAATTCCATCTACACGAGCCTTAAAAGTACTGTTAGTGGTAGTTGTATTTGATTGTGAAGTATGCAAGGAAAATGGATTATCACCACTTTGTCCTTCAACAACAAGGTTAAATTGCGGTGAAGGAATCCAAACGGCTTGTGCAGCTGCGGGAGCAGGTTCTAGCAGGAATATAACAAGAgaataataatcaagaaaatGCAAATAGAAAAGCACGACGACTAAAAAAGTATAAAACCATGCCATGGATTATGAATTTGCTTGTTTCCACCTGAAGCTTTGGGTTCGTTATGTGCTCGATGCCTTTTATTCTTCACTCCCATTGGCTGAATGAGAGGAGTAGTGACTGATGCCACAAATGGTTCGATGTCCCAAGGAGAAACCCTGTCAGGTCTTGAAACAGATGCAGATTCATCCCATTGAACCTGGGAAAACGgaagaaaaatgatgaaattttaAATCAATCCAAATGTATTGATTCAATCAATGTCGACAACAACCAACTATATCAACCTTCAATGATCGCCATTTAGAATCTTTCCACTGCGAAGAACTATCTTCAACTCCTACTATGGTGCCTGTAAATCTGGGAATTACGAAGGAACAaccaaagaaaaaatataatagagATCAGAACTGCAGCACATTGTGCAACTTTATATGGCAGAGAAACATCTCGTTCGAGCTTCAATAAAGTTGATATTTTACCACCTTTTTTCAGGGCTCTCTTCCCCTTCAAAATGCATCTTGAATCTCATGCCAACTGAATACTGATGATTAACAGCCTCAAGATATTTGTTTAGGCCTACGATAAACTGACTTGTTCTGAAGATTTTCCACACACAATATTGAGAACATAGGCAACATTTAGCATGTTCTccagaaaaaaaaatctaatttcaACATTGCAGAAAGGTTataaaagggcagtccggtgcactaagctTCCGCTATGTACGAGGTCCGGACCACAAGGGTCTTTCGTATGCAGCCTTTCCTTGCATTTCTGCAAGAGACTGTTTTGCACAGCttgaacctgaaagtcacatggTAAAATTTTTACCAATTACGCCAAGGCTCCCCTTAATTGAAGAAAGGAAATCTAAAAGTTCAATGTTTTAAGAACAGAGATACATAAGAGAAACCTCGGTTTGTAATAAACGACAAACATGGTCTGGGTCGCAACAGCGTGAGATGCAGTAGCTAACACTCCTAGGTGCATGCTCTGACTTGAAATCACTGATTGTGGCATTGAGCTCGGTTGGCGAACAAGCCTTCTAATCCCTATtcgaacttcaccttctttacTCCTACACAACATAATGAATAAATAGTGATAATCATGATGTCTATGATAGATTTAAATCGCAATAGACAAACAAGCACCAGAGATAAACCTCAAGAATACAAAAGAATCCCCTGCAACTAATCTCTTTGAGGAAACAAAGGTACTCCACCCTGTGGTAAGCAAATGCCTCCGGGGTTGGCCTGTTAATCAAGAATCAAGAGTGAGTCCTTGGGCCATATAACAATTTGAAAAAgtttcatccatatcatctttTTGTTGTAGGCAAACAAAATTGGACACTACGAGGTGTCAAATAATTACCTCTAAATATATGTTTAAAGTGCCACTCGAAACCATGAAGGTCCTTGGCAACCAAAGCCTGTGCTGGAATCTGTTGCGTCATGTCCTGCATGAAAAACATCACATCACAAGATTGACAGGTAGTGCATCACTTTCTCAAAGTGGACAGACTATAGAATGTAACAACAAAGGATCAAGTATATTACCAGGGGAGGCAGGCATTCATTAGCATGTTTCCTGAGAATGGAAAATCCACCATGAGTGCTCGTATCGGATGCAGTTAGAACCTTGTAGAAGAAATGAACTTTGGGCCTCGGAGGCTCAGGAGGGGATGGATCTGGACTAGTTGGCTCAACTTGCTAAATCGGATGAAATCAATTATACGCAAATTGATCACCAGAACATAAAAGAGCAAGTGAACAAAACATGGTTTTGAACAAGCAAGAAAATAGGTTCTTTAAGAACTTACATCTGCTTCTGGCAACAAAGTAATCTGGGCATAAACCTCATCAGTATCTTGCTCAGCCTACAATAATTTTCCATGTAAAAGTCCTAATCAAAACTCCTTTTTCATCTAAATCCTAAAGACAACTACAAAAAAGAGTTGGAATTAGCTACAAACTTCGTCGCAGATCTACGTATAAACAGCTCGTAGCTAGCAGAATATTTTGATAATCAGTCCTAATCCGCCAGTAATCCTAATTAGCGATGAATTTTGTAGTTCAGCTACAAAATTTGTTTGTTGCTAATTCTTGTTCTTTTAGTAGTTTATATGTGCATGAAACCAAAGCtcaaaaacattatttttaaCTAAGAAAATGGTGAAAGTGCAGCTAATTACCAGAAGTTGAGTGTGAAGAACGCGGCAAAGGATTTTCGATTGCAGATTGAACATTGGTATTCTCTGATTCAGCTCCTGATTCGTTGATGCCTCCAACTATtcataccacaaaatcaaaCCCACAAAAcgaacaacaataacaaatataacTATCCACCAAAATACTAACTATAAAAGAAATCCAATAATTGACCAACTTGAACATCATAAACAAAGGGGATCCACGATTTAAACATTCTGGTGTTTGAGTTCGAAATTCTACCACAACTTGTTCAATTTACTGAATTCGAAATATATTACTTATACTTATTTGGCAAATCTTTTAATATATACAGGGTTCTGAGCAAAAATTGTTGGTTTAGACTTTAAATCAACACATAACTTATGCACTACatccgatttttttttttggtttcccaCCCAATGTCCAGTTGTGGTACCCCAATAAATCTGAATTCTCCCTGGAAAGTTTGATAAAGAGCTTCCTAACAAAAACGATTCCATATTCAGCAAAGCTCGAACACGAGACCTCTGGTTAAGTACGAAAGGAGTATGTATCACTCCACCATAATCCTTATTAGTTCCACCTTATTTAAAACCAAATTAATACCTATATTGCACGCATTGGGGCCACTAAATCTGGATCCACACTGGAAAGTCCGATAAAGTGTTTCCTAACAAAAGATACTCCGTACTAACAGTCTAACAAAGTTCGAACATCGGACCTCTTGTTAAGCATTAAAAGAGTACATACCACTCCACCAAAATCCTTGTTAATTCCGCCACCGGTTCTAAACCAAACTTGAAACAAATTAATACTGCCCGCATTGGGAAAACTAAATCTAGATTCAAGCCGGAAAGTCCAATAAATGCCTACTAACAAAGGCAACTCCTTACCCAATAAAGCTCAAACACGAGACTCTAGTTAAGTAAAAAAAAGAGTATTTATCACTCCACCACAATCCTTGTTAATTTTGCCACCGATTCAAAACCAAACTTGAAACAAATTAATACCTATACTACCCGCATTGGGACCACTAAATTTAGATTCAAGCCGGAAAGTCCGATTAATGCCCGTAACAAAGGCAACTCCTTACCCAATAAAGATCGAACACAAGACCTCTAGTTAAGTAAAAAAAAGAGTATTTATCATTCCACCACAACCCTCCTTAATTCCGCCACTGATTCAAAACCAAACTTCAAACACATTAGAaacaaaaagaacaaaaaaaaaacatacttgttccatgtgaccttgtgggaaataataaaccctttcttcattttttggAACATTCACTAATGGACCTGCACACAATCTCCATAACTCTGGGTACAATTCATCTTCACCTGAAACTTTTTCCACAACAAATTCAAAAGTAaacatttttacaaaaaaaagctgaattctttaatagtaccaaaaaaaaatacacaccTTCAGCTGAGAAATTGTGTTGCTGATGCATCTGGTTTGACATAAAATACCCTTTAGTCGCCATTAAAATGGAattctttataaaaaaattcttaagcTTTTTGTAGGCTAAATTAACTGCATTTCTCTACATGGGTAGCAATTATTTTTGGCTAAAAAGTTTGTATCTTTGTCGCAAATGAATATTAGATACAATTTCAGAATTAGGAACTCTAAATCTTGCATTTACACAAgaataaatttcttattaaCAATAAAtagagttaaaaaaataaaaattaattgcaTATTTGGAAACCCTTTAAAACGGACGACTTAAAGCTGAAAACTTTTCTAATTCTTCCGCCGGTAACGGAAGCTGCCGGTGATCGGTTATAGTAACCGGCCGTTCAAAACAGAGCTGCTTTTTTTTCCGCTGTTTCAGAGAAGTAAGACATACAATGTATAATTTAAACATGTGTTTggtttaaaattatatataagtgCTTGGAAAAGAGTGTGAGGGTAGTTTTgtcaaattgaatattttattcaaattatGGTAGTGCTTGACTGCTTGtcaaagtattatttttttcagaaTAGATAAAACCGTTATGATATTTATGTGCTCATAACTAAatacttaaatttatataaatttgacGAACAAATAACTATATATGTTCTATGTGatataagacaaataaatttgaATGTATTTTCTACGAATTGGCACATAAGACTTGCAtgtttacttattttattttatacacgTTTAAGTATTATGTTTATTTTGGTATAAAATAGATTAATACATCGACTCTCACTTAAACTTGTCAGTAAAATTTATTTAGTTCAGATTATAGTCTATTTTAATTAAGcgtatgaaaatatgataaaatattcatgttaGACATATTTGAGTCATATTATAAAAAGTTTTATGCACGTATTTTCAAGTATTATTACATATAGATAAATTAATCACATAAAATATGATGTCTTCTTTAATTATATGCATTAACATCAATTGGAATATGCTTGAGGTTTTATAGCTATTTGAGATTGATGCCTATAATAAAATGAAGTAATATATTTTAAGTGATTAACTTACGTATCTAATAAATGAATGAGAATTTCAACTTTTGTTTAGACATTTATTTTCATTTCACTTTGaaactaattatttaaaataaattctaaTATATGATTATAAATCAtcttattataattaaaatgtctattaattaattttttaaaatatattaaaagtgtgtcacatacataataaaaataagataaatgataaaaaaagaTGTATTatatagacttataatacatcaATGTAAAGACGATCATTGGACAGGTAGGAATATTTTTTTACCAGTCAAGTGGATATTATTAGCCTTCTTAAAATTGCTTCCACATAAGCAAATGATGATTATTGGAATttaagggagaaaaaaataattgagtggCATACATTATATATCCTTAGGATTGTAGAATCAAAATCAATGATTTATCGAAAATAACgtttttatcttttataaaatgtatatactttactttttataaattttatttgtgaaattacattaaatatattattattattatttgattttatatattattttttcttcttctcacaCATACACATTCATTTTGAAtcgaaaataataaattgagtTAAATATGCAGAATCCGTCCTAGATCCTCTACTTTGGCATAGGTTAGCTTGCCACTTATTCACTAACaatgaattttatatttttaaataggagaTGATGACACAAGGCATGACGTATAAACCATGGCTTCAATATTTAATATACTATAGTTATTTAGTGGTGTTTCTTTTGTTGTAAAAACTAAACTTTTAGTACAAAACAAGAGTTAATTATAGCATGTTAACAAATAACAGGACAGTTACATGCTTACTTTAGTACTATGCAATGTGCATTTTTGTCTTGACCAGTATTATTAGTTAGAGtatctttttctttaatttgttttagaGGTTAGATGGGGATCTAGACTAGGAGCATGAAGGAAAAAGACTCATTTCTTACTTATTTCTAGTGTTcgataagtaaataaatactataaaaaaatatatgactGGAAATTTGAGGTGtgaatgagaaataaaaaaaagaattgaacCAAAGAGACACCTTCGAATTTGGATGACACCATACCATCTCACCTTTTAATTGTCTATaaatttaaaagtcttaactCAAATTTATACATTGAATATACTGAAAATCTGaaattcttttcttcttcttttcgtgcatcattttcaaataaaatattagtaTCGTGTGATTTACTCCGTTTGTTGAATTTATCGAAATTATGTAATTTGCATTTCCGCTATTACAGAAATGTTTTTCCATTCTATCCTAGGAGAAAGTAACCAAATCCTTGGCAACAATGAGATGATTACAAATTCTTAAGGACACACTAGCAATTTGTGTGCTCGCAATATTTTTTTGTTCTGTTTCTTCTACTTTTCTAATTTAAACACAGACTACCAACAACtaatactcaaaaatatttatacataatcTAACA
The genomic region above belongs to Solanum dulcamara chromosome 5, daSolDulc1.2, whole genome shotgun sequence and contains:
- the LOC129888655 gene encoding auxin response factor 9-like isoform X1, which translates into the protein MATKGYFMSNQMHQQHNFSAEVSGEDELYPELWRLCAGPLVNVPKNEERVYYFPQGHMEQLEASTNQELNQRIPMFNLQSKILCRVLHTQLLAEQDTDEVYAQITLLPEADQVEPTSPDPSPPEPPRPKVHFFYKVLTASDTSTHGGFSILRKHANECLPPLDMTQQIPAQALVAKDLHGFEWHFKHIFRGQPRRHLLTTGWSTFVSSKRLVAGDSFVFLRSKEGEVRIGIRRLVRQPSSMPQSVISSQSMHLGVLATASHAVATQTMFVVYYKPRTSQFIVGLNKYLEAVNHQYSVGMRFKMHFEGEESPEKRFTGTIVGVEDSSSQWKDSKWRSLKVQWDESASVSRPDRVSPWDIEPFVASVTTPLIQPMGVKNKRHRAHNEPKASEPAPAAAQAVWIPSPQFNLVVEGQSGDNPFSLHTSQSNTTTTNSTFKARVDGIWSASKVNASLNMLLDETEASKSASSRPAFPSFASSQFRKQNDLLLPSLDDERKCDTITSCRLFGIDLKCPSFGSVMECPPLKPANNSDGSAEGCSGNKTSAGDSEDSSGLSRDSEDQKQEQLNPPPKEFHIKQISSTRSRTKVQMQGIAVGRAVDLTKLSGYDELIKELEEMFDIQEELHTRNKWEIVFTDDEGDMMLMGDHPWPEFCNVAKRIFICSSQDMKSFNAGIKSPSCLENETTVST
- the LOC129888655 gene encoding auxin response factor 9-like isoform X2 — encoded protein: MATKGYFMSNQMHQQHNFSAEGEDELYPELWRLCAGPLVNVPKNEERVYYFPQGHMEQLEASTNQELNQRIPMFNLQSKILCRVLHTQLLAEQDTDEVYAQITLLPEADQVEPTSPDPSPPEPPRPKVHFFYKVLTASDTSTHGGFSILRKHANECLPPLDMTQQIPAQALVAKDLHGFEWHFKHIFRGQPRRHLLTTGWSTFVSSKRLVAGDSFVFLRSKEGEVRIGIRRLVRQPSSMPQSVISSQSMHLGVLATASHAVATQTMFVVYYKPRTSQFIVGLNKYLEAVNHQYSVGMRFKMHFEGEESPEKRFTGTIVGVEDSSSQWKDSKWRSLKVQWDESASVSRPDRVSPWDIEPFVASVTTPLIQPMGVKNKRHRAHNEPKASEPAPAAAQAVWIPSPQFNLVVEGQSGDNPFSLHTSQSNTTTTNSTFKARVDGIWSASKVNASLNMLLDETEASKSASSRPAFPSFASSQFRKQNDLLLPSLDDERKCDTITSCRLFGIDLKCPSFGSVMECPPLKPANNSDGSAEGCSGNKTSAGDSEDSSGLSRDSEDQKQEQLNPPPKEFHIKQISSTRSRTKVQMQGIAVGRAVDLTKLSGYDELIKELEEMFDIQEELHTRNKWEIVFTDDEGDMMLMGDHPWPEFCNVAKRIFICSSQDMKSFNAGIKSPSCLENETTVST